A window from Drosophila simulans strain w501 chromosome 4, Prin_Dsim_3.1, whole genome shotgun sequence encodes these proteins:
- the LOC27207956 gene encoding uncharacterized protein LOC27207956 isoform X2, with amino-acid sequence MLQPREDNKISDIYQKKYDTSTFTRRKMYSTYYNLNLSRVLFCTLLLTMMHIGTPQAINQSYHVSPTPTLPAISGDDITTVLLVNNESGHMGDFHGRFLTVRPEIGVLTSTARTFIQDGITTEFATKIVGTTLNNGRLYAQYLKKSSRVLYKNENISPSVVTSWVGEEDSLKTPLVLQSHNDLFNIDDSNWQDIDDSIGAHQREFVGNTDFVNEQNTKNKVLGVPALQDKKTISYMDSDSNVTFKTDLKKKDEMNRLIEVSSIKHLETYTVKMPFGNYTTSPLNQSPFDPRKERKYEHLMQLHTEKKNEDHKQKSRSDHKQVLASVTYYGFADFTTIVGDSVIVFSPSTTQSSLHYGYVTSIKGKPTLQHDLIPEEIAQTYEISPSTLKMGTSSGKYEELVSNISASKMFDKNEVKIVLKPINPSPTFANNSFNEEQEASSVLSKETVPLISNVFDDIISPSNFTGLKEGTQHIEPSIIKQEGATTVFIDDDPFTSFHELSGSISPKFNTADEIKSIKPFETSKSDEIIEIVTYQTNINVTKNSLDINPLFETSNDNHNFKELCNHTTSQVFLTQMAKANIKKENNGVDTMDIDANPLHAYEIVETTKYYCIQASQSKENPELDIIVPHETFTTSRGEFMSTNSIDDDIDETTVQDLEEYEGTTENEYESEEEEYESVSDEVDLIYKTLYTTYTYLTTFFEGSRTTISSHTEVLTNIASSTLLPKGKLNSNTLNYVGENDISDNTIRQIDHKTAEFSQKYSIPDEIASLLIQESEVNTAESSLQMMTTLRGDTIYTKTLLTTYTYYTSIFTNNETEVQSRTEIVTNYITDNVSNNETNFIRNFQTENLNFSKSQHSLVEKKIDKVENIAFGMRVNSSILRDSSPASFINQNLLDDQVSSESNTEEIIPTATFLLQTSFTTFTFYTTMYVGNDTSIISRHETITNVATETVHPTKLVSVEDYSLPITYFTTFTYWTKLAKDGEITTLSREETLSNVIQHNNGTTSVVNDLKTADKVSSQSIATDSDTQIDRNSKSESSLISTLKNPIFQSDITTFYTTYTYYTTSYDFNTTIIDSRLETVTNIITSREMSNSTAVTDATILLIKPSQPIAYFENPIETIKPNVVLYDYKQIIDAENISTLYFTTEIVSSMNSEGHAIKLTSSTSRLQVDQSKKSRMSTILIPDDSLSSINLYKTGLVRLIEGKRIQNSTTTLYQSRVIGTLIDNRYAQIIESTSSFFFEKTKSDHILLPTSVEISGMITKNVDLIDVTESTKSENDTTGAPYIDQKNTKPESDNTDVLSNHSPQNAKRPFAPVIRPFASRNRPTFAPKQKTLVPSSATIITRSDITPTITATPALKAAGRYTASRRGIISNVPINLNEPNISQSQPSRRSFGRPSNSLNDLIEANSTLQSSNPFSPSKTRFTSALRPGVSSRRPNTNISYRSSSFPVFRGSGVIPNTRLRIKPTSLGLQSSYRPTQSTTFATESSSEDSVEEDTSTDEVSDVEEGIKNNNSPLLRFRRPINAPSGFTPPSRQAGNSPVVSLRRNPLSPRTKISTTTSSTTTTTAKPRARSFQRPIGPHPRSRPQNTLFPPRGLFQSQHKNENLKAARTNDSISNNDFEYEGVEDQDLDENIHRRKRSIKYSDHFTTGKRVRRQADTIRRNRFRFRRQNQTATAKVESKLMDSDNNTEPILTPRDKSSSRFGSRFHSPQVHQLYTQALIVESPTATNHRSIRPSRPTTKRPQFTLREKDANLKSTASKNFRRQPASGNSSRRPVANSGNSNSRRLKSYVSYNKNNLDKGRPSSSPRSRNSNSNTSNRARSRGRNRVEYASDVQSVENDFQTITVTHYMPSEVTVPVVSGHVTEYKNIVTAKSSTEIVGPNDFAVVLGANGMSSTYLNRETSIINIAGATEHTKYLLHESITSSVTFTPTTIRGRKTSFSHIIPSTAYSVEYIVTTMQPQISENAPLANILLSQLLLGNLNLPAHPLIGAVGQQNVPSTIIPTSVEPITEYRTHTSTYVTTIFDGKSTILPVTFQGKKILTTVYDTTAQTITATEYSVDTIINTLPSVQSVHTVGPAAHVNNLLLQQLLIQQQHESLVQAISNPTPPQILLSENLQVLDDGTRASIKSDAIDIEYDSDLVSVSNESQHTKGHRKKSRKSSSGNKRSKQEPSIITLYVSGRRPGEFSTVLSTVKNEHDHSVSLQKRHAIIEIQPTNSMMYISSIEKSDNTMEKNGILKDIRSSLTIELGFNELTDQTASLESIVGDVHLWFANSSRQSSTVATFIKSVVI; translated from the exons atgcTTCAGCCACGTGAAGACAACAAAATATCGGatatttaccaaaaaaaatacgaCACTTCAACCTTCACAAGAAGGAAGATGTATTCTACTTATTACAATTTAAACTTGAGCCGTGTTCTGTTTTGCACACTCCTATTGACCATGATGCACATTGGAACTCCCCAAGCAATTA ATCAGTCTTATCATGTGAGTCCGACACCCACGTTGCCAGCAATATCCGGGGATg ATATTACTACTGTACTCTTGGTAAATAACGAATCAGGGCATATGGGCGATTTTCATGGAAGGTTCTTAACAGTACGACCAGAAATAGGTGTTTTAACATCAACAGCCAGAACATTTATTCAGGACGGAATAACAACAGAATTTGCCACCAAGATCGTAGGGACTACTTTAAATAATGGTCGCCTCTACGCACAATACCTAAAAAAGAGTTCCAGAGTCCtttataaaaacgaaaatatatcCCCGTCTGTGGTGACTAGTTGGGTAGGTGAAGAAGATTCTCTCAAAACACCACTCGTCTTACAAAGCCACAACGATCTTTTTAACATTGATGACTCTAACTGGCAGGATATCGATGACAGTATAGGTGCTCATCAGCGAGAGTTCGTGGGAAATACAGATTTTGTGAACgagcaaaacacaaaaaacaaagtcTTAGGAGTTCCCGCTTTGCAAGATAAAAAAACAATATCATATATGGATAGTGACAGCAATGTCACGTTTAAGACTGACTTAAAAAAGAAAGATGAAATGAATAGATTGATTGAGGTTTCCTCAATTAAACATTTGGAAACATATACAGTTAAAATGCCTTTTGGTAATTATACCACTTCACCGCTTAACCAATCCCCCTTCGACCCaaggaaagaaagaaaatatgaacACCTGATGCAACTGCatactgaaaaaaaaaacgaagatcataaacaaaaaagtagATCCGACCACAAGCAAGTCTTAGCGTCCGTTACGTATTACGGCTTCGCTGATTTTACCACCATTGTCGGTGATAGCGTAATTGTTTTTTCTCCCAGTACTACACAAAGCAGTCTGCATTACGGATACGTTACATCAATAAAAGGCAAGCCCACTTTACAACATGATTTAATTCCCGAAGAAATCGCTCAGACTTATGAAATATCACCGAGTACTTTAAAGATGGGTACGAGTTCCGGAAAATATGAAGAATTGGTGTCAAATATTAGTGCTAGTAAAATGTTTGATaaaaatgaagtgaaaattGTATTGAAACCAATCAACCCGTCACCTACATTTGCCAACAATTCATTTAACGAAGAGCAGGAAGCCAGTTCGGTGTTATCTAAAGAAACAGTTCCATTGATCTCCAATGTTTTTGATGACATTATATCACCCTCTAATTTTACTGGATTGAAAGAAGGAACGCAGCACATTGAACCGAGCATTATAAAACAGGAAGGTGCTACAACTGTATTTATTGATGATGACCCCTTCACTAGTTTTCATGAGCTTAGTGGTTCAATTAGCCCAAAATTTAATACCGCCGACGAAATAAAATCTATTAAGCCTTTTGAAACATCTAAGAGTGATGAAATCATTGAGATCGTGACATATCAAACAAATATCAACGTTACGAAAAACAGCTTGGACATTAACCCACTTTTTGAAACGAGTAATGACAATCACAACTTCAAAGAATTATGCAACCATACAACTTCACAAGTTTTTCTTACTCAAATGGCTAAGGCaaacattaaaaaagaaaataatggtGTGGATACCATGGATATTGATGCTAATCCACTTCATGCTTATGAGATTGTAGAAACTACCAAATATTATTGCATACAAGCTTCACAATCAAAAGAAAACCCAGAATTAGATATAATTGTGCCCCACGAAACGTTTACTACATCACGTGGAGAATTCATGTCCACTAATTCAATAGATGATGATATAGACGAAACAACGGTTCAAGATTTAGAGGAATATGAAGGGACCACAGAAAACGAATATGAaagcgaagaagaagaataTGAAAGTGTTAGTGATGAAGTTGACCTAATATACAAAACTCTTTATACAACTTATACATATTTGACCACATTCTTTGAAGGGTCTAGAACAACCATATCTAGCCACACTGAGGTTTTGACAAACATCGCTTCCTCAACACTTTTGCCTAAaggtaaattaaattccaacaCCTTGAATTATGTTGGAGAGAACGATATTTCTGACAATACAATTCGACAGATTGACCATAAAACAGCTGAATTTTCGCAGAAATATTCTATACCTGACGAAATTGCTAGTCTATTAATTCAAGAAAGTGAAGTAAACACTGCTGAGAGTTCTTTACAGATGATGACCACCTTACGCGGCGATACAATATATACTAAGACATTGTTGacaacatatacatattatacATCGATTTTTACAAATAACGAAACTGAAGTACAATCTCGAACAGAGATTGTCACCAATTATATTACTGACAATGTGTCGAACAATGAAACTAATTTTATACGCAATTTCCAaactgaaaatttaaatttttcaaagtcCCAGCATTCTTTAGTCGAGAAAAAAATTGACAAGGTCGAAAATATAGCATTTGGAATGAGAGTAAACTCGAGCATATTAAGGGATTCAAGTCCAGCTAGTTTTATTAACCAAAATCTCCTTGATGACCAAGTAAGTTCGGAAAGTAACACAGAGGAAATTATACCGACAGCAACATTCCTGCTTCAAACTAGTTTTACAACATTTACCTTCTATACAACTATGTATGTAGGAAATGACACAAGCATTATAAGTCGACATGAGACTATCACTAATGTAGCTACCGAAACAGTGCACCCTACTAAATTAGTAAGTGTAGAAGATTATTCTTTGCCTATTACTTACTTTACAACATTTACTTATTGGACAAAGTTGGCTAAAGATGGTGAGATTACAACATTAAGCAGAGAGGAAACTTTATCCAATGTTATACAACACAATAACGGTACAACTTCAGTAGTAAACGATTTAAAAACGGCTGATAAGGTATCAAGTCAGTCGATCGCGACTGATAGCGATACCCAGATTGATCGGAATTCGAAGTCCGAAAGTTCCTTAATTTCCACTTTGAAAAATCCAATTTTTCAATCTGACATTACCACGTTCTATACCACCTATACATATTATACTACTTCTTATGACTTTAATACGACAATTATTGATTCGCGTCTCGAAACAGTTACCAATATAATAACATCCAGAGAGATGTCAAATTCAACAGCAGTAACAGatgcaacaattttattaattaaacctAGTCAGCCCATTGCTTATTTTGAAAATCCCATCGAAACCATTAAGCCGAATGTTGTTTTGTACGATTATAAGCAAATAATTGATGCGGAAAATATAAGTACTTTGTACTTTACAACCGAAATTGTATCTTCAATGAATAGTGAGGGACATGCTATCAAATTAACCAGTAGTACCAGTAGGTTACAAGTTGACCAGTCGAAAAAATCTAGAATGTCTACGATCCTGATTCCTGATGACAGCTTATCCAgcataaatttgtataaaacgGGTTTGGTAAGGCTCATTGAAGGAAAACGCATacaaaacagtacaactaccTTATACCAATCTAGAGTTATAGGAACTTTAATAGACAATCGATACGCGCAGATAATTGAAAGTACATCAAGTTTTTTCTTTGAGAAAACAAAGTCTGACCATATTCTGCTTCCGACAAGCGTCGAAATTTCGGGTATGATTAccaaaaatgttgatttaatTGACGTAACAGAATCTACTAAAAGTGAAAACGATACAACAGGAGCTCCTTATATCGACCAGAAAAACACGAAACCAGAATCGGATAACACTGACGTGTTGTCTAATCATTCACCACAAAATGCAAAGAGACCATTTGCACCAGTTATTCGGCCGTTCGCCTCAAGAAACAGGCCTACATTCgcaccaaaacaaaaaacactaGTCCCCAGTAGCGCTACTATTATTACAAGATCGGACATCACACCGACTATAACGGCAACACCTGCTTTAAAAGCAGCAGGTAGATATACCGCATCTCGTCGTGGTATTATTTCTAATGTTCCAATTAATCTTAATGAGCCTAACATATCACAGAGTCAGCCATCCAGGCGCTCGTTTGGAAGACCAAGTAATTCATTGAATGACTTAATCGAAGCGAATAGCACTCTGCAGTCGAGCAACCCATTTTCACCTTCGAAAACCCGGTTTACTTCAGCTTTACGCCCAGGCGTTAGTTCCAGGCgaccaaatacaaatatttcatatCGATCATCAAGTTTTCCTGTGTTTCGTGGATCTGGAGTTATACCCAACACAAGGTTACGCATAAAACCAACTAGCTTAGGGCTACAATCAAGCTATAGACCAACACAGTCCACAACGTTTGCCACGGAGTCAAGCTCGGAAGATAGCGTTGAAGAGGATACCTCAACCGATGAAGTATCTGATGTGGAAGAAGGAATCAAGAACAATAACAGCCCGTTACTGCGCTTTCGACGACCCATAAATGCACCCAGTGGATTTACTCCTCCAAGTCGACAAGCTGGCAATTCGCCAGTAGTTTCGCTCAGACGAAACCCACTATCACCCAGAACCAAAATTTCGACTACGACAAGCAGTACAACGACAACGACTGCCAAACCAAGGGCGCGGAGTTTTCAGAGGCCAATAGGTCCTCATCCAAGATCAAGACCACAAAACACACTTTTTCCGCCCAGAGGCCTTTTTCAAAGTCagcataaaaatgaaaacctaAAGGCAGCTAGGACAAACGATAGTATTTCTAACAATGATTTTGAATATGAAGGTGTCGAAGATCAAGATCTGGATGAAAATATTCATCGTAGAAAGCGCTCTATCAAATATTCTGATCATTTTACAACTGGAAAGCGAGTGCGTCGGCAAGCGGATACAATCCGGAGAAACAGATTTAGATTTCGTCGACAAAACCAAACAGCAACTGCCAAAGTTGAGTCAAAGCTTATGGATTCCGACAATAATACTGAGCCTATCTTAACCCCTCGCGATAAGTCAAGTTCTAGATTTGGGTCAAGATTTCATTCTCCCCAGGTACATCAGCTATACACGCAGGCATTAATCGTAGAATCACCAACAGCAACCAATCATAGATCGATTCGACCAAGCAGACCGACAACAAAGAGACCACAATTTACGTTAAGGGAGAAAGATGCTAATTTAAAAAGCACTGCATCAAAAAACTTTCGACGCCAACCAGCAAGCGGAAATTCTTCAAGGCGTCCAGTTGCAAATTCTGGAAATTCAAATAGTCGTAGACTAAAAAGCTATGTAAGctacaacaaaaataatttagacAAGGGTCGACCATCCAGTTCTCCCCGTTCCCGAAATTCAAACTCTAATACATCAAATAGAGCAAGAAGTCGTGGTCGAAATCGAGTCGAATACGCCTCTGATGTACAATCCGTAGAAAATGACTTTCAAACTATCACAGTTACACATTATATGCCATCCGAGGTCACTGTTCCTGTAGTAAGCGGACATGTAACTGAGTACAAAAACATTGTTACTGCTAAGTCAAGCACCGAGATCGTAGGTCCAAATGACTTTGCAGTAGTATTGGGCGCAAACGGGATGAGTTCCACATACTTAAATCGAGAAACATctattataaatattgctgGTGCCACCgaacacacaaaatatttattgcatgaATCTATTACAAGCTCTGTAACTTTTACACCTACCACCATTCGCGGAAGAAAGACATCCTTTTCACATATAATTCCATCTACAGCGTATTCTGTAGAGTATATTGTAACTACAATGCAGCCTCAAATTTCAGAAAACGCACCGCTTGCCAACATTTTACTTTCCCAGTTGCTTTTAGGAAACTTAAACTTACCTGCCCACCCCTTGATTGGGGCTGTCGGACAGCAAAACGTCCCATCCACTATAATTCCCACATCTGTTGAGCCTATCACTGAGTATCGCACGCACACTTCTACATATGTTACTACAATATTCGATGGAAAGTCTACCATTCTTCCAGTGACATTTCAAGGGAAAAAGATTTTGACTACTGTTTATGACACTACCGCTCAGACTATAACAGCAACAGAATATagtgtggatacaataattaacaCTCTACCGTCAGTTCAAAGTGTACATACTGTTGGACCGGCTGCTcatgtaaataatttattattacaaCAGTTACTTATTCAGCAACAGCATGAGTCACTCGTCCAAGCTATATCCAACCCAACCCCGCCACAAATATTGTTAAGTGAAAACCTGCAAGTTTTGGACGACGGGACACGGGCATCAATAAAGTCGGATGCCATCGACATAGAATATGATTCGGATTTGGTGTCGGTCAGTAATGAGTCCCAACATACCAAAGGTCATcgaaaaaaatcaagaaaatcgAGCAGTGGCAACAAGAGAAGTAAACAGGAACCGAGTATAATAACACTTTATGTATCGGGCCGCAGACCCGGCGAATTCAGTACTGTATTGTCAACTGTGAAAAACGAACATGATCACTCGGTTTCATTGCAGAAAAGACACGCAATTATAGAAATCCAGCCAACCAATTCGATGATGTATATTTCTAGCATCGAAAAGAGCGATAATACAATGGaaaaaaatggcattttaaaagATATAAGAAGTTCTTTGACGATTGAACTTGGATTTAACGAATTAACCGATCAAACTGCATCATTAGAAAGCATTGTGGGTGATGTGCATCTTTGGTTTGCGAATTCTAGTAGACAATCTTCAACGGTGGcaacatttataaaatctgtagttatttaa